From a region of the Balaenoptera musculus isolate JJ_BM4_2016_0621 chromosome 15, mBalMus1.pri.v3, whole genome shotgun sequence genome:
- the MAPK3 gene encoding mitogen-activated protein kinase 3 isoform X1, with the protein MAAAAAAQGGGGGEPRGTDGVGPGVPGEVEIVKGQPFDVGPRYTQLQYIGEGAYGMVSSAYDHVRKTRVAIKKISPFEHQTYCQRTLREIQILLRFRHENVIGIRDILRAPTLEAMRDVYIVQDLMETDLYKLLKSQQLSNDHICYFLYQILRGLKYIHSANVLHRDLKPSNLLINTTCDLKICDFGLARIADPEHDHTGFLTEYVATRWYRAPEIMLNSKGYTKSIDIWSVGCILAEMLSNRPIFPGKHYLDQLNHILGILGSPSQEDLNCIINMKARNYLQSLPSKTKVAWAKLFPKSDPKALDLLDRMLTFNPNKRITVEEALAHPYLEQYYDPTDEVGQPPAAGLAGRWMGGHPSVPVLSLPTSLPPQPVAEEPFTFDMELDDLPKERLKELIFQETARFQPGVLEAP; encoded by the exons atggcggcggcggcggcggctcaggggggcgggggcggggagcccCGGGGAACTGATGGGGTCGGCCCGGGGGTCCCGGGGGAAGTAGAGATAGTAAAGGGGCAGCCGTTCGACGTGGGCCCGCGCTACACGCAGCTGCAGTACATCGGCGAGGGCGCGTATGGCATGGTCAG CTCAGCTTACGACCACGTGCGCAAGACTCGAGTGGCCATCAAGAAAATCAGCCCCTTTGAGCATCAGACCTACTGCCAGCGTACGTTGCGAGAGATCCAGATCTTGCTGCGCTTCCGCCATGAGAACGTCATCGGCATCCGAGACATTCTGCGGGCACCCACCCTGGAAGCCATGAGGGATGT CTACATTGTGCAAGACCTGATGGAGACAGACCTGTACAAGTTGCTTAAAAGCCAGCAGCTGAGCAACGACCACATCTGCTACTTCCTCTACCAAATCCTGCGGGGCCTCAAGTATATCCACTCCGCCAATGTGCTCCACCGGGATTTAAAGCCCTCCAACCTGCTCATCAACACCACCTGCGACCTTAAG ATCTGTGATTTTGGTCTTGCCCGGATCGCCGATCCTGAGCACGACCACACTGGCTTTCTGACGGAATACGTGGCCACACGCTGGTACCGGGCCCCAGAGATCATGCTTAACTCCAAG ggctACACCAAGTCCATCGACATCTGGTCTGTGGGCTGCATTCTGGCTGAGATGCTCTCCAACCGGCCCATCTTCCCGGGCAAGCACTACCTGGACCAGCTCAACCACATTCTGG GTATCCTGGGCTCCCCCTCCCAGGAGGACCTGAATTGTATCATCAACATGAAGGCCCGAAACTACCTACAGTCTCTACCCTCCAAGACCAAGGTGGCCTGGGCCAAGCTTTTTCCCAAGTCGGACCCCAAAG CTCTTGACCTGCTGGACCGGATGTTGACCTTTAACCCCAACAAACGGATCACAGTGGAAGAAGCACTGGCTCACCCCTACCTGGAGCAGTACTACGACCCAACAGATGAGGTGGGCCAGCCACCAGCAGCAGGGCTGGCGGGTAGGTGGATGGGTGGGCATCCCTCAGTCCCTGTCCTGAGCCTCCCCACTTCTTTGCCACCCCAGCCAGTGGCCGAGGAACCTTTCACCTTCGACATGGAGCTGGATGATCTACCCAAGGAGCGGCTGAAGGAGCTCATCTTCCAGGAGACAGCCCGCTTCCAGCCTGGGGTGCTGGAGGCCCCCTAA
- the MAPK3 gene encoding mitogen-activated protein kinase 3 isoform X2 → MAAAAAAQGGGGGEPRGTDGVGPGVPGEVEIVKGQPFDVGPRYTQLQYIGEGAYGMVSSAYDHVRKTRVAIKKISPFEHQTYCQRTLREIQILLRFRHENVIGIRDILRAPTLEAMRDVYIVQDLMETDLYKLLKSQQLSNDHICYFLYQILRGLKYIHSANVLHRDLKPSNLLINTTCDLKICDFGLARIADPEHDHTGFLTEYVATRWYRAPEIMLNSKGYTKSIDIWSVGCILAEMLSNRPIFPGKHYLDQLNHILGILGSPSQEDLNCIINMKARNYLQSLPSKTKVAWAKLFPKSDPKALDLLDRMLTFNPNKRITVEEALAHPYLEQYYDPTDEPVAEEPFTFDMELDDLPKERLKELIFQETARFQPGVLEAP, encoded by the exons atggcggcggcggcggcggctcaggggggcgggggcggggagcccCGGGGAACTGATGGGGTCGGCCCGGGGGTCCCGGGGGAAGTAGAGATAGTAAAGGGGCAGCCGTTCGACGTGGGCCCGCGCTACACGCAGCTGCAGTACATCGGCGAGGGCGCGTATGGCATGGTCAG CTCAGCTTACGACCACGTGCGCAAGACTCGAGTGGCCATCAAGAAAATCAGCCCCTTTGAGCATCAGACCTACTGCCAGCGTACGTTGCGAGAGATCCAGATCTTGCTGCGCTTCCGCCATGAGAACGTCATCGGCATCCGAGACATTCTGCGGGCACCCACCCTGGAAGCCATGAGGGATGT CTACATTGTGCAAGACCTGATGGAGACAGACCTGTACAAGTTGCTTAAAAGCCAGCAGCTGAGCAACGACCACATCTGCTACTTCCTCTACCAAATCCTGCGGGGCCTCAAGTATATCCACTCCGCCAATGTGCTCCACCGGGATTTAAAGCCCTCCAACCTGCTCATCAACACCACCTGCGACCTTAAG ATCTGTGATTTTGGTCTTGCCCGGATCGCCGATCCTGAGCACGACCACACTGGCTTTCTGACGGAATACGTGGCCACACGCTGGTACCGGGCCCCAGAGATCATGCTTAACTCCAAG ggctACACCAAGTCCATCGACATCTGGTCTGTGGGCTGCATTCTGGCTGAGATGCTCTCCAACCGGCCCATCTTCCCGGGCAAGCACTACCTGGACCAGCTCAACCACATTCTGG GTATCCTGGGCTCCCCCTCCCAGGAGGACCTGAATTGTATCATCAACATGAAGGCCCGAAACTACCTACAGTCTCTACCCTCCAAGACCAAGGTGGCCTGGGCCAAGCTTTTTCCCAAGTCGGACCCCAAAG CTCTTGACCTGCTGGACCGGATGTTGACCTTTAACCCCAACAAACGGATCACAGTGGAAGAAGCACTGGCTCACCCCTACCTGGAGCAGTACTACGACCCAACAGATGAG CCAGTGGCCGAGGAACCTTTCACCTTCGACATGGAGCTGGATGATCTACCCAAGGAGCGGCTGAAGGAGCTCATCTTCCAGGAGACAGCCCGCTTCCAGCCTGGGGTGCTGGAGGCCCCCTAA
- the GDPD3 gene encoding lysophospholipase D GDPD3 isoform X1 yields the protein MSPLLYYALPALSSYVMLSIFFLRRPRLLHTPWVSAFCPRLGAHRGGSGERLENTMEAMENAMAQKADLLELDCQLTRDGVVVVSHDKNLYRQSGVNRDVGSLDFEELPLYKEELEVYFSPGHFAHGSDRHMVRLEDVFRRFPWTPMSLEVKEQNEELIRKIAGLVRHYERDEITIWASEKSSVMKKCKAANPEMPTAFTISRGFWVLLLYYLGLLPFISIPERFLISFLPTIINRTYFPFSCSGLNQLAAVVSKWLIMRKSLIQHLEQRGVQVVFWCLNEESDFEVAFRLGATGVITDYPTALRRYLDHHGPPALAS from the exons ATGAGCCCTCTGCTGTACTACGCCCTTCCCGCCCTGAGCAGCTATGTCATGCTCTCCATCTTCTTCCTGCGCCGGCCTCGCCTGCTGCATACGCCATGGGTTTCAGCCTTCTGTCCCCGCCTGGGGGCCCACCGGGGAG GATCTGGAGAGCGCCTGGAGAACACCATGGAGGCCATGGAGAA CGCCATGGCCCAGAAAGCCGACCTCCTGGAGCTCGACTGCCAGCTGACTCGGGATGGCGTGGTGGTGGTGTCACACGACAAGAACCTGTACCGCCAGTCAGGCGTGAATAGGGATGTGGGCAGCCTGGACTTTGAG GAGCTGCCCCTCTACAAGGAAGAGCTGGAGGTTTACTTCTCGCCGG GCCACTTTGCACACGGGTCAGACAGGCACATGGTGCGTCTGGAGGACGTGTTCCGGAGGTTCCCGTGGACGCCCATGAGCTTGGAAGTCAAAGAGCAAAATGAAGAGCTCATTCGCAAG ataGCGGGCCTGGTGAGGCACTATGAACGCGATGAAATCACCATCTGGGCCTCGGAGAAGAGCTCAGTCATGAAGAAGTGCAAGGCCGCT AACCCCGAGATGCCCACCGCCTTCACAATAAGCCGAGGATTCTGGGTGCTGCTGCTCTATTACCTGGGGCTGCTGCCCTTCATCTCGATCCCTGAGAGGTTCCTCATCTCTTTCCTGCCCACCATCATCAACAG GACCTACTTCCCATTTTCCTGCTCTGGGCTGAATCAGCTGGCGGCTGTGGTTTCCAAATG GCTTATCATGAGGAAAAGTCTGATCCAACACCTGGAGCAGCGAGGGGTGCAG GTGGTATTTTGGTGCCTTAACGAAGAGTCAGATTTTGAAGTGGCCTTCCGCCTGGGGGCCACTGGCGTCATAACTGACTACCCGACAGCCCTGAGGCGCTACCTGGACCACCATGGACCACCTGCCCTGGCCTCCTAA
- the GDPD3 gene encoding lysophospholipase D GDPD3 isoform X3 produces the protein MSPLLYYALPALSSYVMLSIFFLRRPRLLHTPWVSAFCPRLGAHRGGSGERLENTMEAMENAMAQKADLLELDCQLTRDGVVVVSHDKNLYRQSGVNRDVGSLDFEELPLYKEELEVYFSPGHFAHGSDRHMVRLEDVFRRFPWTPMSLEVKEQNEELIRKIAGLVRHYERDEITIWASEKSSVMKKCKAANPEMPTAFTISRGFWVLLLYYLGLLPFISIPERFLISFLPTIINRETQGADHDTTSLQDLLPIFLLWAESAGGCGFQMAYHEEKSDPTPGAARGAGGILVP, from the exons ATGAGCCCTCTGCTGTACTACGCCCTTCCCGCCCTGAGCAGCTATGTCATGCTCTCCATCTTCTTCCTGCGCCGGCCTCGCCTGCTGCATACGCCATGGGTTTCAGCCTTCTGTCCCCGCCTGGGGGCCCACCGGGGAG GATCTGGAGAGCGCCTGGAGAACACCATGGAGGCCATGGAGAA CGCCATGGCCCAGAAAGCCGACCTCCTGGAGCTCGACTGCCAGCTGACTCGGGATGGCGTGGTGGTGGTGTCACACGACAAGAACCTGTACCGCCAGTCAGGCGTGAATAGGGATGTGGGCAGCCTGGACTTTGAG GAGCTGCCCCTCTACAAGGAAGAGCTGGAGGTTTACTTCTCGCCGG GCCACTTTGCACACGGGTCAGACAGGCACATGGTGCGTCTGGAGGACGTGTTCCGGAGGTTCCCGTGGACGCCCATGAGCTTGGAAGTCAAAGAGCAAAATGAAGAGCTCATTCGCAAG ataGCGGGCCTGGTGAGGCACTATGAACGCGATGAAATCACCATCTGGGCCTCGGAGAAGAGCTCAGTCATGAAGAAGTGCAAGGCCGCT AACCCCGAGATGCCCACCGCCTTCACAATAAGCCGAGGATTCTGGGTGCTGCTGCTCTATTACCTGGGGCTGCTGCCCTTCATCTCGATCCCTGAGAGGTTCCTCATCTCTTTCCTGCCCACCATCATCAACAG AGAGACCCAAGGGGCTGACCACGACACCACCTCTCTACAGGACCTACTTCCCATTTTCCTGCTCTGGGCTGAATCAGCTGGCGGCTGTGGTTTCCAAATG GCTTATCATGAGGAAAAGTCTGATCCAACACCTGGAGCAGCGAGGGGTGCAG GTGGTATTTTGGTGCCTTAA
- the GDPD3 gene encoding lysophospholipase D GDPD3 isoform X4: MSPLLYYALPALSSYVMLSIFFLRRPRLLHTPWVSAFCPRLGAHRGGSGERLENTMEAMENAMAQKADLLELDCQLTRDGVVVVSHDKNLYRQSGVNRDVGSLDFEELPLYKEELEVYFSPGHFAHGSDRHMVRLEDVFRRFPWTPMSLEVKEQNEELIRKIAGLVRHYERDEITIWASEKSSVMKKCKAANPEMPTAFTISRGFWVLLLYYLGLLPFISIPERFLISFLPTIINRWYFGALTKSQILKWPSAWGPLAS; encoded by the exons ATGAGCCCTCTGCTGTACTACGCCCTTCCCGCCCTGAGCAGCTATGTCATGCTCTCCATCTTCTTCCTGCGCCGGCCTCGCCTGCTGCATACGCCATGGGTTTCAGCCTTCTGTCCCCGCCTGGGGGCCCACCGGGGAG GATCTGGAGAGCGCCTGGAGAACACCATGGAGGCCATGGAGAA CGCCATGGCCCAGAAAGCCGACCTCCTGGAGCTCGACTGCCAGCTGACTCGGGATGGCGTGGTGGTGGTGTCACACGACAAGAACCTGTACCGCCAGTCAGGCGTGAATAGGGATGTGGGCAGCCTGGACTTTGAG GAGCTGCCCCTCTACAAGGAAGAGCTGGAGGTTTACTTCTCGCCGG GCCACTTTGCACACGGGTCAGACAGGCACATGGTGCGTCTGGAGGACGTGTTCCGGAGGTTCCCGTGGACGCCCATGAGCTTGGAAGTCAAAGAGCAAAATGAAGAGCTCATTCGCAAG ataGCGGGCCTGGTGAGGCACTATGAACGCGATGAAATCACCATCTGGGCCTCGGAGAAGAGCTCAGTCATGAAGAAGTGCAAGGCCGCT AACCCCGAGATGCCCACCGCCTTCACAATAAGCCGAGGATTCTGGGTGCTGCTGCTCTATTACCTGGGGCTGCTGCCCTTCATCTCGATCCCTGAGAGGTTCCTCATCTCTTTCCTGCCCACCATCATCAACAG GTGGTATTTTGGTGCCTTAACGAAGAGTCAGATTTTGAAGTGGCCTTCCGCCTGGGGGCCACTGGCGTCATAA
- the GDPD3 gene encoding lysophospholipase D GDPD3 isoform X2: MSCSPSSSCAGLACCIRHGFQPSVPAWGPTGELPHTGSGERLENTMEAMENAMAQKADLLELDCQLTRDGVVVVSHDKNLYRQSGVNRDVGSLDFEELPLYKEELEVYFSPGHFAHGSDRHMVRLEDVFRRFPWTPMSLEVKEQNEELIRKIAGLVRHYERDEITIWASEKSSVMKKCKAANPEMPTAFTISRGFWVLLLYYLGLLPFISIPERFLISFLPTIINRTYFPFSCSGLNQLAAVVSKWLIMRKSLIQHLEQRGVQVVFWCLNEESDFEVAFRLGATGVITDYPTALRRYLDHHGPPALAS, from the exons ATGTCATGCTCTCCATCTTCTTCCTGCGCCGGCCTCGCCTGCTGCATACGCCATGGGTTTCAGCCTTCTGTCCCCGCCTGGGGGCCCACCGGGGAG CTGCCCCACACAGGATCTGGAGAGCGCCTGGAGAACACCATGGAGGCCATGGAGAA CGCCATGGCCCAGAAAGCCGACCTCCTGGAGCTCGACTGCCAGCTGACTCGGGATGGCGTGGTGGTGGTGTCACACGACAAGAACCTGTACCGCCAGTCAGGCGTGAATAGGGATGTGGGCAGCCTGGACTTTGAG GAGCTGCCCCTCTACAAGGAAGAGCTGGAGGTTTACTTCTCGCCGG GCCACTTTGCACACGGGTCAGACAGGCACATGGTGCGTCTGGAGGACGTGTTCCGGAGGTTCCCGTGGACGCCCATGAGCTTGGAAGTCAAAGAGCAAAATGAAGAGCTCATTCGCAAG ataGCGGGCCTGGTGAGGCACTATGAACGCGATGAAATCACCATCTGGGCCTCGGAGAAGAGCTCAGTCATGAAGAAGTGCAAGGCCGCT AACCCCGAGATGCCCACCGCCTTCACAATAAGCCGAGGATTCTGGGTGCTGCTGCTCTATTACCTGGGGCTGCTGCCCTTCATCTCGATCCCTGAGAGGTTCCTCATCTCTTTCCTGCCCACCATCATCAACAG GACCTACTTCCCATTTTCCTGCTCTGGGCTGAATCAGCTGGCGGCTGTGGTTTCCAAATG GCTTATCATGAGGAAAAGTCTGATCCAACACCTGGAGCAGCGAGGGGTGCAG GTGGTATTTTGGTGCCTTAACGAAGAGTCAGATTTTGAAGTGGCCTTCCGCCTGGGGGCCACTGGCGTCATAACTGACTACCCGACAGCCCTGAGGCGCTACCTGGACCACCATGGACCACCTGCCCTGGCCTCCTAA
- the GDPD3 gene encoding lysophospholipase D GDPD3 isoform X5, which yields MAQKADLLELDCQLTRDGVVVVSHDKNLYRQSGVNRDVGSLDFEELPLYKEELEVYFSPGHFAHGSDRHMVRLEDVFRRFPWTPMSLEVKEQNEELIRKIAGLVRHYERDEITIWASEKSSVMKKCKAANPEMPTAFTISRGFWVLLLYYLGLLPFISIPERFLISFLPTIINRTYFPFSCSGLNQLAAVVSKWLIMRKSLIQHLEQRGVQVVFWCLNEESDFEVAFRLGATGVITDYPTALRRYLDHHGPPALAS from the exons ATGGCCCAGAAAGCCGACCTCCTGGAGCTCGACTGCCAGCTGACTCGGGATGGCGTGGTGGTGGTGTCACACGACAAGAACCTGTACCGCCAGTCAGGCGTGAATAGGGATGTGGGCAGCCTGGACTTTGAG GAGCTGCCCCTCTACAAGGAAGAGCTGGAGGTTTACTTCTCGCCGG GCCACTTTGCACACGGGTCAGACAGGCACATGGTGCGTCTGGAGGACGTGTTCCGGAGGTTCCCGTGGACGCCCATGAGCTTGGAAGTCAAAGAGCAAAATGAAGAGCTCATTCGCAAG ataGCGGGCCTGGTGAGGCACTATGAACGCGATGAAATCACCATCTGGGCCTCGGAGAAGAGCTCAGTCATGAAGAAGTGCAAGGCCGCT AACCCCGAGATGCCCACCGCCTTCACAATAAGCCGAGGATTCTGGGTGCTGCTGCTCTATTACCTGGGGCTGCTGCCCTTCATCTCGATCCCTGAGAGGTTCCTCATCTCTTTCCTGCCCACCATCATCAACAG GACCTACTTCCCATTTTCCTGCTCTGGGCTGAATCAGCTGGCGGCTGTGGTTTCCAAATG GCTTATCATGAGGAAAAGTCTGATCCAACACCTGGAGCAGCGAGGGGTGCAG GTGGTATTTTGGTGCCTTAACGAAGAGTCAGATTTTGAAGTGGCCTTCCGCCTGGGGGCCACTGGCGTCATAACTGACTACCCGACAGCCCTGAGGCGCTACCTGGACCACCATGGACCACCTGCCCTGGCCTCCTAA
- the YPEL3 gene encoding LOW QUALITY PROTEIN: protein yippee-like 3 (The sequence of the model RefSeq protein was modified relative to this genomic sequence to represent the inferred CDS: inserted 1 base in 1 codon; deleted 1 base in 1 codon), whose amino-acid sequence MCVALVLTAHXPPLQALGSLCSPWAAPRVGPLPPAPAMVRISKPKTFQAYLDDCHRRYSCAHCRAHLANHDDLISKSFQGSQGRAYLFNSVVNVGCGPAEERVLLTGLHAVADIHCENCKTTLGWKYEQAFESSQKYKEGKYIIELNHMIKDNGWD is encoded by the exons ATGTGTGTGGCCCTGGTCCTGACAGCCC TCCCTCCGCTGCAGGCACTGGGCTCCCTCTGCTCCCCGTGGGCCGCTCCCCGCGTGGGGCCACTGCCCCCGGCCCCCGCCATGGTGCGGATTTCAAAGCCCAAGACGTTTCAGGCCTACTTGGATGATTGTCACCGGAGGTATAGCTGTGCCCACTGCCGTGCTCACCTGGCCAACCACGACGACCTCATCTCCAAG TCCTTCCAGGGTAGTCAGGGGCGT GCCTACCTCTTCAACTCTGT GGTGAACGTGGGCTGCGGGCCAGCCGAGGAGCGGGTGCTGCTGACAGGCCTCCATGCTGTTGCTGACATCCACTGCGAAAACTGCAAGACCACTTTGGGCTGGAAATAT GAACAGGCCTTCGAGAGCAGCCAGAAGTACAAAGAGGGGAAGTACATCATTGAACTCAACCACATGATCAAAGACAATGGCTGGGACTGA
- the TBX6 gene encoding T-box transcription factor TBX6 produces the protein MYHPRELYPSLGTGYRLGPPQPGADSSFPPALAEGYRYPDLDTPKLDCFLSGIEAAPRTLAAPPPLPPLPPTLGTEPPPPAPEGLHPLPGVSLSLENRELWKEFNSVGTEMIITKAGRRMFPACRVSVTGLDPEARYLFLLDVVPVDGARYRWQGRRWEPSGKAEPRLPDRVYIHPDSPATGAHWMRQPVSFHRVKLTNSTLDPHGHLILHSMHKYQPRIHLVRAAQLCSQHWGGVASFRFPETMFISVTAYQNPRITQLKIAANPFAKGFRENGRNCKRERDARVKRKLRGPEPVATATYGSGDAPGGPCDSTLGGDVRESDPEQAPAPGEAAPAPAPPCGGSSAEAYLLHPAAFHGAPGHLPTRNPSFPEAPDSGRPAPYSAAFLELQPGPAGSGYPAAAPSASFASHFLQGGPFPLPYPGPGAYLDVGSKPMY, from the exons ATGTACCATCCACGAGAGTTGTACCCCTCCCTGGGGACCGGCTACCGCCTAGGGCCTCCCCAGCCCGGAGCAGATTCCAGCTTCCCGCCTGCCCTGGCAGAGGGCTACCGCTACCCCG ATCTGGACACTCCCAAACTGGATTGCTTCCTCTCCGGGATTGAGGCTGCTCCCCGAACTCTGGCCGCTCCTCCACCTCTACCCCCGTTGCCCCCAACCCTGGGCACTGAGccgccccctccagccccagagGGCCTTCATCCACTCCCTGGAGTCAGCCTGAGCCTGGAGAACCGGGAGTTGTGGAAAGAGTTCAACTCCGTGGGAACAGAGATGATCATCACCAAAGCTGGGAG GCGCATGTTCCCTGCTTGCCGAGTATCAGTCACTGGCCTGGACCCCGAGGCCCGCTACCTGTTTCTTCTGGATGTGGTGCCGGTGGATGGGGCTCGCTACCGCTGGCAGGGCCGGCGCTGGGAGCCCAGCGGCAAGGCAGAGCCCCGCCTGCCTGACCGCGTTTACATTCATCCTGACTCCCCTGCCACCGGTGCCCACTGGATGCGGCAGCCTGTGTCTTTCCATCGTGTCAAGCTCACCAACAGCACACTGGACCCCCATGGCCAC CTGATCTTGCACTCCATGCATAAGTATCAGCCCCGCATACACCTGGTGCGGGCCGCCCAGCTTTGCAGCCAACACTGGGGGGGCGTTGCCTCCTTCCGCTTCCCCGAGACCATGTTCATCTCCGTGACAGCCTACCAGAACCCACGG ATCACACAACTGAAGATTGCAGCCAACCCCTTTGCCAAGGGCTTCCGGGAGAATGGCAGAAACTGTAAGAG GGAGCGAGACGCCCGTGTGAAGAGGAAACTGCGGGGCCCAGAGCCAGTAGCCACAGCGACCTACGGGAGTGGAG ATGCACCAGGTGGTCCCTGTGATTCCACACTGGGTGGGGACGTTCGTGAGTCAGATCCAGAGCAGGCCCCAGCGCCCGGGGAagctgccccagccccagctcctccctgtgGTGGCTCCAGTGCTGAGGCCTACCTTCTGCACCCTGCAGCTTTCCATGGGGCCCCTGGTCACCTTCCAACCAG GAACCCCAGCTTCCCCGAGGCTCCAGACTCTGGGCGCCCAGCCCCCTACTCAGCCGCCTTCCTGGAGCTGCAGCCCGGGCCAGCAGGCTCAGGATACCCAGCAGCGGCACCCTCAGCGTCCTTTGCCTCGCACTTCCTCCAAGGgggccccttccctctgccctacCCTGGGCCTGGGGCTTACCTGGATGTGGGCTCCAAACCAATGTACTGA
- the PPP4C gene encoding serine/threonine-protein phosphatase 4 catalytic subunit isoform X2, with protein MGRVFGVIGGMLLTRAEELSSVCGDIHGQFYDLKELFRVGGDVPETNYLFMGDFVDRGFYSVETFLLLLALKVRYPDRITLIRGNHESRQITQVYGFYDECLRKYGSVTVWRYCTEIFDYLSLSAIIDGKIFCVHGGLSPSIQTLDQIRTIDRKQEVPHDGPMCDLLWSDPEDTTGWGVSPRGAGYLFGSDVVAQFNAANDIDMICRAHQLVMEGYKWHFNETVLTVWSAPNYCYRCGNVAAILELDEHLQKDFIIFEAAPQETRGIPSKKPVADYFL; from the exons ATGGGCAGGGTCTTTGGAGTCATTGGAGGGATGCTCTTGACCAGGGCAGAAGAACTCAGTTCG GTATGCGGTGACATCCATGGACAATTCTATGACCTCAAGGAGCTGTTCAGA gTGGGAGGCGACGTCCCTGAGACTAACTACCTCTTCATGGGGGACTTTGTGGATCGTGGTTTCTACAGCGTCGAAACGTTCCTCCTGCTGCTGGCACTTAAG GTTCGCTATCCTGACCGCATCACCCTGATCCGGGGCAACCACGAAAGCCGTCAGATCACCCAGGTCTACGGCTTCTATGACGAGTGTCTGCGCAAGTACGGCTCAGTGACCGTGTGGCGCTACTGCACTGAGATCTTTGACTACCTCAGCCTGTCGGCCATCATCGATGGCAAG ATCTTCTGTGTGCACGGGGGCCTTTCCCCCTCCATCCAGACACTGGACCAGATCCGGACAATTGACCGAAAGCAAGAGGTGCCTCATGACGGGCCCATGTGTGACCTGCTCTGGTCCGACCCTGAAG ACACAACAGGCTGGGGCGTGAGCCCCCGTGGGGCTGGCTACCTATTTGGCAGTGACGTGGTGGCCCAGTTCAATGCAGCCAACGACATTGACATGATCTGCCGTGCCCACCAACTGGTGATGGAAGGTTATAAGTGGCACTTCAACGAGACTGTACTCACTGTGTGGTCGGCACCCAACTACTGCTACCG CTGTGGGAatgtggcagccatcttggagCTGGACGAGCATCTCCAGAAAGATTTCATCATCTTTGAGGCCGCTCCCCAAGAGACACGGGGCATCCCCTCCAAAAAGCCCGTGGCTGACTACTTCCTGTGA
- the PPP4C gene encoding serine/threonine-protein phosphatase 4 catalytic subunit isoform X3 yields MGDFVDRGFYSVETFLLLLALKVRYPDRITLIRGNHESRQITQVYGFYDECLRKYGSVTVWRYCTEIFDYLSLSAIIDGKIFCVHGGLSPSIQTLDQIRTIDRKQEVPHDGPMCDLLWSDPEDTTGWGVSPRGAGYLFGSDVVAQFNAANDIDMICRAHQLVMEGYKWHFNETVLTVWSAPNYCYRCGNVAAILELDEHLQKDFIIFEAAPQETRGIPSKKPVADYFL; encoded by the exons ATGGGGGACTTTGTGGATCGTGGTTTCTACAGCGTCGAAACGTTCCTCCTGCTGCTGGCACTTAAG GTTCGCTATCCTGACCGCATCACCCTGATCCGGGGCAACCACGAAAGCCGTCAGATCACCCAGGTCTACGGCTTCTATGACGAGTGTCTGCGCAAGTACGGCTCAGTGACCGTGTGGCGCTACTGCACTGAGATCTTTGACTACCTCAGCCTGTCGGCCATCATCGATGGCAAG ATCTTCTGTGTGCACGGGGGCCTTTCCCCCTCCATCCAGACACTGGACCAGATCCGGACAATTGACCGAAAGCAAGAGGTGCCTCATGACGGGCCCATGTGTGACCTGCTCTGGTCCGACCCTGAAG ACACAACAGGCTGGGGCGTGAGCCCCCGTGGGGCTGGCTACCTATTTGGCAGTGACGTGGTGGCCCAGTTCAATGCAGCCAACGACATTGACATGATCTGCCGTGCCCACCAACTGGTGATGGAAGGTTATAAGTGGCACTTCAACGAGACTGTACTCACTGTGTGGTCGGCACCCAACTACTGCTACCG CTGTGGGAatgtggcagccatcttggagCTGGACGAGCATCTCCAGAAAGATTTCATCATCTTTGAGGCCGCTCCCCAAGAGACACGGGGCATCCCCTCCAAAAAGCCCGTGGCTGACTACTTCCTGTGA